One window from the genome of Toxotes jaculatrix isolate fToxJac2 chromosome 17, fToxJac2.pri, whole genome shotgun sequence encodes:
- the nol10 gene encoding nucleolar protein 10, whose translation MQISSVNDVKIYNLSHGKSLPEWLSDRKKRQLQKKDVDIQRRIELIQDFEMPTVCTSIKVSRDGQFILAAGTYKPRIRCYDTYQLSLKFERCLDSDIVAFDILSDDYSKLVFLHCDRYVEFHSQHGHYYKTRIPKFGRDFSYHYPSCDLYFVGTSSEVFRLNLEQGRFLNSLQTDAVENNVCHINPVHHLFATGTSEGRVECWDPRVRNRVGMLDCALSSLAEGTEVQGLPSISALKFNGSLTMAVGTSTGQVLLYDLRSSKPLLVKDHFYNLPIKSLNFHDQMDLVVSADSKIIKMWNKDSGKVFSSIQPQTNINDVCMYPHSGMLFTANEDPKMNTFYIPALGPAPRWCSFLDNLTEELEESPESTVYDDYKFVTRKDLENLGLSHLVGSSLLRAYMHGFFMDIRLYHKVKSMANPFAYEEYRKDKIRQKIEESRTQRVQVKKLPKVNKELALKLMEEGDDAAELASRKKKGKALPSILGDDRFKVMFENPDYQVDEQSEEFRLLNPIVSKVGQKRKKKLRLLAQQAAASQQAAEEEEEPEGRASSEEESSDDDKSWVEEVREQRRLLRQEDRDRRRQERKEADRNTVLLEREQNGGEKTSNMAESKKTSQPQFYQIKAGEEFRSFNDMARKQKLQKASLEDRLKLEEHSGTSNMADTAVGSKQLTFTLKKSEQQRKQQQAEREHHEERRKVRRSAGHLSSGRGRGWGGGRGRGRGGRGRH comes from the exons ATGCAGATATCTAGTGTGAATGATGTGAAGATTTACAACTTAAGCCATGGAAAGTCTCTTCCCGAG TGGTTGTCAGATCGGAAGAAAAGACAGCTCCAGAAGAAAGATGTGG ACATCCAGCGTAGGATTGAGCTCATCCAGGACTTTGAGATGCCCACAGTGTGCACCTCTATCAAAGTGTCGAGAGATGGGCAGTTCATCCTGGCAGCAG GCACTTACAAGCCCAGGATTCGCTGTTACGACACCTATCAGCTCTCCCTGAAGTTTGAGCGCTGTCTGGATTCAGACA TTGTGGCCTTTGACATCCTGTCTGATGACTACTCAAAG CTGGTGTTTCTACACTGTGACCGCTACGTAGAGTTCCACTCCCAGCACGGACACTACTACAAGACACGTATTCCAAAGTTTGGACGGGACTTCTCTTACCACTACCCGTCCTGTGACCTCTATTTTGTGGGGACAAG ttcagAGGTGTTCAGACTGAATCTGGAACAAGGGCGCTTCCTCAACTCACTCCAGACTGATGCTGT GGAGAACAATGTGTGCCATATCAACCCCGTCCATCATTTGTTTGCCACAGGCACCTCTGAG GGAAGGGTTGAATGCTGGGACCCTCGTGTCCGGAACAGAGTGGGCATGCTGGACTGCGCCCTGAGCAGCCTCGCTGAAGGAACAGA aGTTCAAGGTTTGCCCTCCATCAGTGCTCTGAAGTTTAATGGCTCCCTCACCATGGCAGTCGGCACCAGCACAGGACAG GTGCTGCTGTACGACCTGCGCTCCAGCAAGCCGCTGCTGGTTAAGGACCACTTCTACAACCTTCCAATCAAGTCACTCAACTTCCACGATCAAATGGACCTGGTTGTGTCTGCTGACTCCAAGATTATAAAAATGTGGAACAAAGACAGT GGCAAGGTGTTCTCCTCCATACAGCCTCAGACCAACATTAATGATGTGTGCATGTATCCTCATTCAG GTATGCTCTTCACTGCCAATGAAGACCCCAAGATGAACACGTTCTACATCCCG gctcTGGGCCCAGCTCCGAGATGGTGCTCCTTCCTGGACAACCtgacagaggagctggaggagagtcCAGAGAGCACAGTGTACGATGACTACAAGTTTGTCACCCGGAAGGACCTGGAAAATCTGG GTTTGTCTCACCTGGTGGGATCATCTCTCCTGAGAGCCTACATGCACGGCTTTTTCATGGACATAAGGCTTTACCACAAG GTCAAAAGCATGGCGAATCCTTTCGCATACGAGGAGTATCGCAAGGATAAGATCCGCCAGAAGATTGAGGAGTCCAGGACTCAGAGAGTGCAGGTTAAG AAGCTGCCCAAGGTGAACAAGGAGCTGGCTCTCAAGCTGATGGAGGAGGGTGATGACGCAGCAGAGCTGGCTTCTAGGAAAAAGAAGGGCAAG GCTCTCCCCAGCATCCTGGGCGACGACCGCTTCAAGGTGATGTTTGAAAATCCAGACTACCAAGTAGACGAGCAGAGCGAGGAGTTCCGCCTGCTCAACCCCATCGTCTCCAAGGTTggacaaaaaaggaagaagaagctGCGTCTCCTGGCTCAGCAGGCCGCAGCCTCCCAGCAG gcagcagaagaggaggaggagcccgAGGGGCGAGCCAGCTCCGAGGAGGAGAGCTCGGACGACGACAAGAgctgggtggaggaggtgagggagcaGCGGAGGCTGCTGCGGCAGGAGGACCGAGACCGCCGGCggcaggagaggaaggaagcagACCGCAACACTGTCCTGCTGGAGAGGGAACAGAACGGAGGAGAGAAAACCTCAAACATGGCTGAGAGCAAGAAGACAAGTCAGCCTCAGTTTTATCAGATCAAAGCCGGGGAGGAGTTCCGAAGTTTTAATGACATGGCCCGCAAGCAGAAACTACAGAA GGCTTCTCTGGAGGACCGTCTGAAGTTGGAGGAGCACTCTGGAACTAGCAACATGGCCGACACTGCAGTTGGTAGCAAACAGCTAACCTTCACTCTCAAAAAG tcggagcagcagaggaagcagcaACAGGCAGAGCGGGAGCAccatgaggagaggaggaaggtgaggcGCTCGGCCGGGCACCTGAGCAGCGGCCGCGGAAGAGGCTGGGGCGGCGGcaggggaagaggaagaggaggaagaggccgGCACTGA
- the atp6v1c2 gene encoding V-type proton ATPase subunit C 1-B — translation MTDLWLISVPLDKTSLTSVEKLKRTIAKTNLASCCKFSIPDLKVGILDNLLSTSDDLFKLDTLTESVIKKTCQCMKEVMEHSTDKVLENALANGVDLMSYVTKFQWDKAKYPTALPLSSLADIINKEVSQVETELKSRAAAYNSVKTSLQSLEHKLDGNLLTCCLSDIVRKEDLVVSEYLTTLLVVVSRGSYLQWERTYESLSEFVVPRSSRKLHEDGEGGVFSVTLFKRAVCEFKAKAQESKFTVREYSFDLEEKRQQEMKQLSVHKKEQYGIFVRWLKVNFSQVFIAWIHLKALRVFVESVLRYGLPVNYQALLLQTDSKRSKKLREELASLFMHLDPTATASKTDVSCDIPGLCQQEYFSYICFHINTNVLEIS, via the exons ATGACAGACTTGTGGTTGATTTCTGTCCCACTGGACAAGACCAGTTTAACCAGTGTAGAGAAACTCAAGCGCACCATTGCCAAAACCAACCTGGCCTCCTGCTGCAAGTTCTCCATTCCAGATCTCAAG GTGGGAATCCTGGACAATCTGCTCAGTACGTCAGATGATCTCTTCAAGCTCGACACGCTGACTGAAAG CGTGAtcaaaaaaacatgtcagtgtatGAAGGAAGTGATGGAGCACTCTACTGACAAAGTGCTGGAAAATGCCTTAGCCAATGGAG tggaCCTGATGAGCTATGTGACAAAGTTTCAGTGGGACAAAGCCAAGTATCCcacagctctgcctctctctagCCTGGCAGACATCATCAACAAG GAAGTTTCTCAGGTGGAGACAGAATTGAAATCTCGGGCCGCGGCGTACAACAGTGTGAAAACAAGCTTGCAAAGCCTCGAGCACAAACTAGA TGGGAATCTTCTAACTTGCTGTCTGAGTGACATCGTGAGAAAAGAGGACCTGGTGGTCTCAGAGTACCTCACCACTCTACTGGTGGTGGTGTCCAG GGGCAGCTACCTGCAGTGGGAGAGGACCTATGAATCTTTGTCAGAGTTTGTGGTTCCTCGGTCCAGCAG GAAGCTGCACGAGGACGGAGAGGGGGGAGTTTTCTCAGTTACACTTTTCAAAAGAGCTGTGTGTGAATTCAAAGCCAAAGCCCAGGAGAGCAA GTTCACTGTGCGTGAGTACAGCTTTGAtctggaggagaagaggcagCAGGAGATGAAGCAGCTTAGTGTTCACAAGAAGGAACAATAT GGGATCTTTGTGCGTTGGCTGAAGGTTAATTTCAGTCAGGTGTTCATTGCCTGGATTCACTTGAAAGCACTGAGGGTGTTTGTGGAATCGGTCCTCAG GTATGGATTACCTGTGAACTATCAGGCTCTCCTGCTGCAGACTGACAGTAAGCGCTCGAAGAAACTCAGAGAAGAACTTGCCTCACTGTTCATGCATCTGGACCCCACTGCCACTGCCAGCAAGACAGAT GTAAGCTGTGACATCCCAGGACTCTGTCAGCAGGAGTACTTCTCCTACATCTGCTTCCACATCAACACCAACGTGCTGGAGATCAGCTAG
- the kcnf1b gene encoding potassium voltage-gated channel subfamily F member 1 → MWTIPKPNYRTGFCAEGEIAVNIGGVRVVLFGDILNRYPESRLAELVNCSTQNDEVISTLCDDFDPGRKEFYFDRDPDAFKCIIDVYYFDEIHIKRGICPICFIKEMEFWKIDQSVLDECCKSYLNEKEEELKEIANKVKVILEDLEVDQCITRTQRCQRFLWRLMEKPGSSLPARIIAIASFLSILVSAVVMCVGTIPELQVTDSEGKLVEHPTLEAIETVCMLWFTAEYLLRLASSPNKLHFALSIMNVIDFMAIMPFYVVLSLTYLGTTSMMELANVQQAVQALRIMRIARIFKLARHSSGLQTLTYALKRSLKELGLLLMYMSVGIFVFSALAYTMEQSHPETLFRSIPQSFWWAIITMTTVGYGDIYPKTTLGKCNAAVSFLCGVIAIALPIHPIINNFVIFYNKQKVLETAAKHEVELMELKSGRDTRRKSRN, encoded by the coding sequence ATGTGGACGATTCCGAAGCCAAATTACAGGACTGGTTTCTGCGCCGAGGGGGAGATTGCTGTGAACATCGGCGGAGTCCGAGTGGTGCTTTTCGGGGATATTTTGAACCGCTACCCGGAGAGCAGGCTGGCGGAGTTGGTGAACTGCTCGACTCAGAACGATGAAGTTATCTCGACGCTTTGTGATGACTTTGATCCGGGAAGAAAAGAGTTTTACTTTGACCGAGATCCTGATGCCTTCAAGTGCATCATCGACGTTTACTACTTTGATGAAATTCACATCAAACGCGGAATTTGCCCCATCTGTTTCATCAAAGAGATGGAGTTCTGGAAAATAGACCAAAGTGTTTTAGATGAATGCTGTAAAAGTTACCTaaatgagaaggaggaggagctgaaagagattgcaaacaaagtgaaagtaaTTTTGGAGGATCTGGAGGTGGACCAGTGCATTACGCGCACCCAGCGGTGCCAGAGGTTCCTGTGGAGGCTGATGGAGAAGCCGGGGTCCTCCCTGCCGGCGCGCATCATCGCCATCGCATCCTTCCTCTCCATATTGGTCTCGGCGGTGGTCATGTGCGTGGGGACCATCCCGGAGCTCCAGGTGACTGACTCCGAGGGCAAACTCGTGGAACACCCGACCCTGGAAGCGATCGAGACCGTGTGCATGTTATGGTTCACGGCGGAGTACCTGCTGCGTCTCGCCTCCTCCCCGAACAAGCTGCACTTTGCGCTCTCCATCATGAACGTCATCGACTTTATGGCCATCATGCCTTTCTACGTGGTCCTGTCTCTGACCTACCTCGGTACCACATCCATGATGGAGCTGGCTAACGTCCAACAGGCTGTTCAGGCACTCCGCATCATGCGTATCGCGCGTATTTTCAAGCTGGCGCGCCACTCCTCCggactgcagactctgactTACGCGCTGAAGAGGAGCCTCAAAGAGCTGGGGCTGCTCCTCATGTACATGAGCGTCGGGATCTTCGTGTTCTCTGCGCTGGCCTACACCATGGAGCAAAGCCACCCAGAGACCCTGTTCCGGAGCATCCCGCAGTCTTTTTGGTGGGCCATCATCACCATGACCACGGTGGGCTATGGAGACATCTACCCAAAAACCACACTCGGCAAGTGCAACGCAGCCGTGAGCTTTCTGTGCGGGGTGATAGCCATCGCCTTGCCGATCCACCCCATCATCAATAACTTTGTTATCTTCTACAATAAGCAGAAAGTGCTGGAGACAGCAGCAAAGCACGAGGTGGAGCTGATGGAGCTGAAGTCTGGCAGGGACACGCGCAGAAAAAGTAGGAATTAA